TAGTATAATTTTTAAAATTCATATAAATTCCCCCTTAAAATTATGTCAAAATTCGTGTAAATAGTTAAAAATTATATTACATAAAATGCAATATAATTAAATAATTATGCTTAAAAGAATTTTATGGAAATAATATGTGAAAATTAAATAATATATGCTAATATATTAAAAGAATTATTATATTATATATTAGGAGGGGTTATATGAAGATATTTCATAAAAAGTATATATTCATTGGAATATTTATTTTATTAGTATTTAATAATATTGTTTTGAGATATAAAATATTTTTTATAGGAGATCAAAGAGAAAGGGAACAAATATTGAGCTCAACCACTTGGAAACTGTATAAAGATGGTTATGATGAAAAAGATATAAAAAAGATTAAAGTACAATATTATGCATTAAAAGGTGGAACTTCACCTTATGATGTATTAGTTGTTTTTAGTAAAGAACCTTCTAGAGCATACTTATATTCTTGGATTGATGTGAACAAAAAGGAAAAAGGAGTTCAGCCTTCAGGGGACTGTACTTCAAACTTTTAACTAGAATTCATTTACATTATTAAATCTTCTTTTGTATGAAAATGAGATTAGTAAACTAGATTCCATTCCCTTTATCAAAGTGATAAATTTTATTATTTTGATAAATTTATTTTAATCATAGGTAAGTATATAGACATCAAAATAAAATTATATATAGATTATCATTTTGATAGTTATTAAAAGAATTTATTTAAATATTAAGGCTAAAGTCCT
This genomic stretch from Clostridium novyi harbors:
- a CDS encoding DUF3139 domain-containing protein — its product is MKIFHKKYIFIGIFILLVFNNIVLRYKIFFIGDQREREQILSSTTWKLYKDGYDEKDIKKIKVQYYALKGGTSPYDVLVVFSKEPSRAYLYSWIDVNKKEKGVQPSGDCTSNF